The genomic DNA TGTTCTAAGTAAAATAGCTATCATCACACCCAATTATTGGATGATAAAAGGAATGCTTCATTTAGACAGTAATTACAATTATAATAATGGTGTCATTATAATGGGCGTATTCATTGTAATAAGTATCATGTTAACATTTCTAGCTTATTATAGATATAAGAAAAGTGCTTAGTTAGTTAGAAACATATAGTTTCGATGATAGATTGGTGATAATATGAACAGATTATTAAATATAGTAGAAAGCAGATTGAAATTATTAATAAGCAGTAAAATCATAATTATACTATTAGTAATTATGATAGGCTTATTTAGTATGCTTGTTGGTACATTATATAGAGAAGCAGATACTAGTAGTAAAATACCAGTTGCATTAGTTGATGATGATGTAACTGATATGTCACGAAATATAGTTGATAATCTAAAAGATGATAAAACATTAAAAGTTATAGAATATACTAAAGAAGATGCGTTAGCTGATTTGAAAGATGGAAAATTAGAAGTCGTGTATATTCTGAAAAGAGGATTAGAAGATAATATAATTAAGGAAGAGTATCATGAAATTATAGATGTCTATTATCTAAAAGGTAGTACTATCGCTAGATTTATTGGAGATATATTCGCTGAGAAAGTTCTCAGGGACTTATGTTTGACTAAAAGCATTAATATGCTTAATAGAGCATTAGATAGCAATAATTATGATTCGAAAGATGATATACTTGCAGATGCATATAATTATGGTGTATCTATGCAACAATATGATACTAACAGACAATATTATATTAAAGTCAGTTATGTGGATAATGAAAAAAACAATATTAAGGTTAGTGGTATTGACAATAGTATAATATATAAGAAAATGATAATAGGGATTATCATTTCTTTTACAGCTTTTTTCTTATTATTCGCATCAATAAGCATTGTTAAAGATAAAGAAACTGGTATGCTATATAAAATTCAAGTAACTAGTACTAATAATGCAACTTTGATTGTAGGCAATTATCTAAGTCTCGTTGTTTCGGGAGTTGTGATAAGCCTGATTTTTTCAATAATCAATGGTATATATGCCAATAAAGATAATTCAACTATATTTATTAGTACTTTCATTGCCCTTGTAATGTATGTAATCAGTGTAGCAGCATTAATCATGCTATTTACAAGTTTTGTAGACACTGTTGCTACACATACTATGGTATTTACCATTTTCATATTAATAATGGGAATTGTGAGTGGTAGTTTTTTTAGTATAGATTTACTTTCTTCTAATGCAAGATATATTAGTTATATTATTCCTAACTATTGGACATTGAATTATATATTAGATATAATTACTATAGGTTTTAGATCAAAACAGTTATTTGAATATATTTTTATTATGCTGTTATACACAGTAATTATGATATCAGTAACTTATATCATAAATAAATACAGGAAAAAGGAGATATAGTATTATAATGAATTTAGCTGAGATAAGAAATAATATCAGAAGTAACAAAGATATAGAGGTTACATTAGAACACTTAGGTACTAATATGCAGTATAAGCAATATAAAGCTGCAATATATAATTTACTATTCAACTATATAACATTTCTTGAGATTATAGAGGAAGAAGAAATTTCTGGTCATATAGCTGAATGTATTGATGTACATGAAACAATAAAATACATTAAGAAGGTAATTATCGATTATAATGGATTAATTACTTTTAATAAAGATAGGAAACAACTCACAGATATTATAAATAAGATTCAAGGGGATATGGAAGTACTATCACATTATATAGATGAAGTAGAGATTTATGAGTATATTATAAATAGGATAGAAGGAAGATTCACTAATAATTATTATGAATTAGAAGATGATGAAAGTTTTGCAGGTTATCTGATACAAAATATTTTTGACACAGAAGATAATGTCGTGATTAATGAAAAAATTAAATTATCCTTAAGTCAGTTACCGATTAGGATTACTAAAAATAAATTCTATGATTATATTGAAGATTCTTTTGAAAAATATAAAGGTTCTTATATAACTGATTTCAATAGTTATATTGAACTATTAAAAGATGTAGCTGTTTTTAAAGATGATAATATAAGATTACAAAATATTAATACCGGTATAGATATTCTAAGAAAAACTGATTATAAGCATTTGGATACAGAGGGATTTAATAAGATTGATAATCTAAAAAGCTCAGTAGCTGAAAAAATAGATGATATCCATTCCGTGTATACCTTGGCTACTAATATCATAAATAATCTGATAGAAATATCTTATTGTGATAAATATGATTCATATATTGATGATAATGATCTAGTGATTGTAGATGAGATATTTAATCTAGTAAAAATTAAGAATAATAATTCTATTGATAGTGATGAAATACATAAATCATTAGAACGAATAGAAGGTGTCATTGAAAATAATTTCGAAGAGATCAACAAATATTCTGGAGTGTTTCAGCTAGCTAAAGACAAGTATAGGGATGAAATCGATGAATATGGATATTCTACTACATTCAGGAATATAGAAAAAATCGATTATATGTTATCTACCAGCAGTTATTTCGCTAATCCCGAATCCATGGATGATAAAAAAGATGAAAGCAGAGTAGATGAATTTACTTTAGCTAAGACTAAAAAAGAGTTTATATCATTTATGGACGATTATCTTAAGGATAAGGATAGACAATATAGAAGAGCGATTATGGCAAGATTATTTTACTATCTGCCTGTAGCATTTAAAAAACCTCAAGATATCCATAGTTACATTTTGAATTCTTTACAACAATGTTCTGATTTAAATGAAAAAAATGCTGCCAAAGAAATATTACGTGGTGAAATGGATGAATTTTAATAAACTACATGAATAACACATGATATAAATAAAAATTGATATGATACAAATATATTATTTCATTATGGGTATAATATTAATATCAACAACAGAATAAACAAGAAAGGTAGAAGACAATGGAGCAAAAACAATTTAATAAGTTTTTTGAAAACTATAAACATGCTGATGTAGATAGAAAAATTGAACTATATTGTTCTACACAGGGGCTGTCAGAAAGTCAATACATGCAGCTTCTGAGAAATTTTCCTGTTAATAAGATACCTAAGCTTGAGAGAGCACTTAGTTAGAATATTACATTTTTGTTAAGATATTAACTATATCTATCAATTGAAATTTATGAAGACATAGAAAGTATAGGTACGGATTGCAAGTAAAAGATAGATTATACACTATTTTTTATTAAGCAATCCCTTTTAATTAATGGGAACATTAATTGGTCATACTACCTATTAATGCCAAAAAAATATTGTATTATAATTTTTTTTTGCTATACTATTAATATAAAGGTTATTACAAATATATTAACTATATATTTATAGTTATATAGATAATATTAAAAGGGTGTTTATATGGAATTTGCAAACAATATATATATAGGTGAAGAAATTAGCAATAAGAAAGCTAATAAAATAATAAAAAAACTTAAAAGGAAAAAACATATACGAGATGTATATTTCTTGACATGCATAGAAGAATCAAGAAACCCTATGGAAATATTATTATCAACAGAATTATATAGGTTAATGGATAAAGGAAACAATATATTGATAGTTGGTATTGCACATGGAAGGGATAACGCCTTTGAATTGGTAAGAGATATTTATGATGATGTATATACTAAGTGTTCAAATGTAGATATTGAATCTTATTTTAAGACAAGCTAGTAATCAATTATGTGATAATAAACTAAAAGTGGTGATACGAATGAAGAGTTTAAATGTTGGCGTTAGTATTATTGTTGGAATTTTATTGTTTTTTGTATTATTATTTACATCAACAGAAATGATAGCTTATAATATTAATCATTATAAATGGCAGTTCGAAAAACATGAGATAACACGAGAAACCGAAATGGACTTAGAAGAACTCACTCGAGTTACTAAAAATATGATAGAGTATTTAAAAGGTTCTAGAGATACTTTAGATATGAAAGCTGTTATAGATGGTAAAGAACAAGAAGTATTTGGAGAACGTGAAAAAAGCCATATGGTAGATGTGAAGAAATTATTTGTAATAGGTACATATATCAGAAATATAAGTTTTATAATTCTTATTGTAGCCATCGCTTATATGGTATTAAGAAATAAAAAGTTATTAATTGTTACACTTTCTATGGTTAAATATGTATTTGCAGTAATAATTATGTTAATATTAATACTAGGTAGCTTGTTATTAATTAATTTCAATAAATATTTTACTATTTTCCACGAAATATTTTTTTCGAATGATCTATGGCTACTTGATCCTAAGACTGATATTTTAATTAATATGGTACCGGAAGTATTCTTTTTCCAGACAGCAATGATTGTATTAGGCATTTTCGTTACGAGCGTTATTGTATTACTTATAATTATTGAGAAGTTTAAGAAGAGATTGATTAAACATTCTTGACAGGAGTTCAAATAAAAATATAGGTGGTTAATTATGTTAGCTATATTACTTGGAATATTGAAGGTTTTACTATATATAATTTTATTTTTAATATTAATTATGGTATTATGTATATTAACCGTCTTGTTTGTGCCAATAAGGTACAGAGTTGAGGGGGAGAAGTATGATGCAATTAAGTTAGATGTTAGAGTCAGTTTTTTACTGCATATATTTTCTTTTAAATATCATATGGAGGATGAAACTAATACAAGTTTTAAGATATTTGGTAAAGATATATTGAAAAAGAAGAAAAATAAAAAAGCAAAAAAGACACATAGAAAAGATAGGTCCCCAAAAAAACATGCCAAAGATAAAAATAATGAAGATGTAGAAAATAATAATGAAAATATAAATTATAGTGCAAATATAACTGATGAAGAAACAAAATGTAGTATTGATATAGACCAGAAAGTTAAAAAAACTATAAATCAAGAAGAATCCAAAAAAGACAGTGATAAAATTAGAGCTGAATCACAAATTGAAGAAGAAGCAGATAACAATACAATAGAGAATAAAATTAAATCCAGTGATAGAGTTAATTCAAAAAGTGAAAAACATAATAGAAAAAAATCTAATAAAAAAAATAAAATGGAACAACATAAGAAAGAACATAAAAAACAACATAAAAAAGATAAATCTGCTAACGGTAAAAAAAATATAAAACAAGTATTGAACACCATAAAAGATTTTATTAAAAATGAAGAAAACAGAGCTGTCATAAAAATGATAAAAGATAAAATCTTAAAAATGATTAAACACATTTTACCTAAAAAATTCATGGCCAAAATGATTATCGGTACTGGCGATCCTGCTTCAACAGGATATGTA from Vallitalea longa includes the following:
- a CDS encoding ABC transporter permease, translating into MNRLLNIVESRLKLLISSKIIIILLVIMIGLFSMLVGTLYREADTSSKIPVALVDDDVTDMSRNIVDNLKDDKTLKVIEYTKEDALADLKDGKLEVVYILKRGLEDNIIKEEYHEIIDVYYLKGSTIARFIGDIFAEKVLRDLCLTKSINMLNRALDSNNYDSKDDILADAYNYGVSMQQYDTNRQYYIKVSYVDNEKNNIKVSGIDNSIIYKKMIIGIIISFTAFFLLFASISIVKDKETGMLYKIQVTSTNNATLIVGNYLSLVVSGVVISLIFSIINGIYANKDNSTIFISTFIALVMYVISVAALIMLFTSFVDTVATHTMVFTIFILIMGIVSGSFFSIDLLSSNARYISYIIPNYWTLNYILDIITIGFRSKQLFEYIFIMLLYTVIMISVTYIINKYRKKEI
- a CDS encoding TIGR01906 family membrane protein, giving the protein MKSLNVGVSIIVGILLFFVLLFTSTEMIAYNINHYKWQFEKHEITRETEMDLEELTRVTKNMIEYLKGSRDTLDMKAVIDGKEQEVFGEREKSHMVDVKKLFVIGTYIRNISFIILIVAIAYMVLRNKKLLIVTLSMVKYVFAVIIMLILILGSLLLINFNKYFTIFHEIFFSNDLWLLDPKTDILINMVPEVFFFQTAMIVLGIFVTSVIVLLIIIEKFKKRLIKHS
- a CDS encoding DUF2953 domain-containing protein; the protein is MLAILLGILKVLLYIILFLILIMVLCILTVLFVPIRYRVEGEKYDAIKLDVRVSFLLHIFSFKYHMEDETNTSFKIFGKDILKKKKNKKAKKTHRKDRSPKKHAKDKNNEDVENNNENINYSANITDEETKCSIDIDQKVKKTINQEESKKDSDKIRAESQIEEEADNNTIENKIKSSDRVNSKSEKHNRKKSNKKNKMEQHKKEHKKQHKKDKSANGKKNIKQVLNTIKDFIKNEENRAVIKMIKDKILKMIKHILPKKFMAKMIIGTGDPASTGYVVGAVSILYTVTGNKLKVVPDFTEKIFQGCFYGKGKIYLIVLLKNTLSIILDKRVRKLYKAYKA